In Vigna angularis cultivar LongXiaoDou No.4 chromosome 8, ASM1680809v1, whole genome shotgun sequence, one DNA window encodes the following:
- the LOC108345082 gene encoding tryptophan aminotransferase-related protein 4, with translation MARKTCPMNLSFIVTLMFVLCGSNMNVCRGEWEYKWSKEAAEEAEAVAAIECSGHGRAYLDGLVLKGHQPVCECNPCYTGSDCSKLLSNCSANAGSGDPYFLEPFWMRHAASSAILVSGWHRMGYFYSDGSYISQLLVEHIKKVHAIVGNAITEGKYIVFGSGSTQLLNAAVYAFSPDTSSHSPAKVVATPPYYPVYRTQTEYFNARNFSYEGSTSSWINKTDSSSTFIEFVTSPNNPDGKLTKGVLEGDNVKQINDRAYYWPHYTAIPSPADDDLMIFTISKLTGHAGSRFGWAIIKDEAVYEKMLTYLDMNTMGVSREAQLRALKLFDVVLEGDDGKEIFKFAYSTMRHRWTKLKETISKSKRFSLQKLSSQYCTFFKRERDLSPAYAWLKCEREEDKNCYEILEAAGISGREGSLYSADNHYVRLSLIRSKDDFDILINKLNTLVAKQ, from the exons ATGGCCAGAAAAACATGTCCAATGAATTTATCATTCATTGTGACATTGATGTTTGTGCTGTGTGGCTCAAACATGAATGTTTGCAGAGGAGAATGGGAATACAAGTGGAGCAAAGAAGCTGCAGAAGAAGCTGAGGCTGTGGCAGCCATAGAATGTTCAGGACATGGAAGAGCATACCTAGATGGTCTTGTTCTTAAAGGCCATCAACCAGTTTGTGAGTGCAATCCATGCTACACTGGATCTGATTGCTCCAAGCTTTTGTCTAATTGCTCTGCCAATGCTGGAAG TGGAGATCCATACTTTTTGGAGCCATTTTGGATGAGACATGCTGCAAGCAGTGCGATATTAGTATCAGGGTGGCACAGAATGGGTTATTTTTACAGTGATGGATCATACATCTCACAACTATTGGTGGAACATATCAAAAAGGTTCATGCCATAGTTGGAAACGCAATCACTGAAGGAAAATACATTGTATTTGGAAGTGGCTCAACTCAACTCCTAAATGCTGCTGTTTATGCCTTTTCTCCCGATACCTCTTCACATTCTCCAGCAAAAGTGGTAGCCACCCCACCGTATTACCCT GTGTATAGAACACAGACAGAATATTTCAATGCTAGGAATTTTAGTTATGAAGGAAGCACATCCTCGTGGATAAACAAGACAGATAGCAGCTCTACATTCATTGAGTTTGTTACTTCACCAAACAATCCTGATGGAAAGCTGACTAAGGGAGTTCTTGAAGGAGATAATGTAAAACAAATCAATGATCGTGCCTATTACTGGCCACATTACACTGCCATTCCTTCACCAGCTGATGATGATCTTATGATCTTCACCATTTCCAAGCTCACAGGTCATGCTGGGAGCAGATTCGG ATGGGCAATAATAAAAGATGAAGCAGTGTATGAAAAGATGTTGACGTATTTGGATATGAACACCATGGGAGTTTCCCGTGAGGCTCAGCTGAGAGCTTTAAAGCTTTTCGATGTTGTTCTTGAAGGAGATGATGGAAAAGAGATATTCAAATTTGCTTATTCAACCATGAGACATCGTTGGACAAAGTTGAAAGAAACCATATCTAAATCAAAACGCTTTTCTCTGCAGAAACTGTCTTCCCAATACTGCACCTTCTTCAAAAGGGAAAGAGACCTCTCACCAG CTTATGCTTGGTTGAAGTGTGAGAGAGAAGAAGACAAAAACTGCTATGAAATCCTTGAAGCAGCTGGCATCAGTGGTCGTGAAGGAAGCCTATATAGTGCTGATAATCATTACGTGCGTCTCAGTCTCATCAGAAGCAAAGATGACTTTGATATACTCATAAACAAGCTCAATACCCTTGTTGCTAAACAATAG